The proteins below are encoded in one region of Dasypus novemcinctus isolate mDasNov1 chromosome 13, mDasNov1.1.hap2, whole genome shotgun sequence:
- the C13H1orf116 gene encoding specifically androgen-regulated gene protein isoform X1, with the protein MPERELWPAGSGSEPVTRVGSCDSMTSTASTRSGSSDRSYDFLSAEEKECLLFLEETIGSLDTETDSGLSTDESEPATAPRVPQALLIVQPASQEHPEDTIIQQGPKPRRVVPPSSAHLPDPQGLSLRSGSHSLPRNIHIGRNQNSRENTTQTKSHIPGESVRLVPEPEEKKVSQSTEPHRAPASPRKAALGRDEVQLPPQQAFRAAQLEACGDGSQPEGPKEPGSTPQLHASLRAQKRGTSSETMSQKVSEKGSGGGPGQPRPPPALSQNARAGDAPHPSGEDPRLRLAPLTAPKPRKLPPNIVLKSSRSSFHSNPQNWLSRHSEAIPGDSGPVSSSLQEQRKARREALEKLGLPQDRDEPSLQLSKPTSSIRLKDTTAQAPSQALAPTLAQPAAPAQVSAAGPAPGKTPGPAPAPASALGPSPMKALFPALAQGSSPGKVSIPAQEPLPGRAAVTKSMPIPVPKAPKVNSPPTQPKPDSGLALQKSNITGLRQMNFKSNTLERSGVGLSSYLSAAKDPAPHTSTSLGRDSFLDKMSPSVLRNSRPRPASLGTGKDFAGIQVGKLADLEQEQSPKHLFYSGQSRDKLPRPPCVSVKIAPKGVPDENRREALRKLGLLKE; encoded by the exons ATGCCCGAGAGGGAGCTGTGGCCAGCCGGGTCAGGCTCGGAACCCGTGACCCGCGTCGGCAGCTGCGACAGCATGACGAGCACCGCCTCGACGCGCTCTGGATCT AGTGACCGAAGCTACGACTTCCTGTCTGCGGAAGAGAAGGAGTGTTTGCTTTTCCTGGAGGAGACCATTGGCTCATTGGACACTGAGACTGACAGTGGACTGTCCACTGATGAGTCGGAGCCGGCCACAGCTCCCCGAGTTCCACAAGCGCTGCTCATAGTCCAGCCTGCTTCCCAGG AACATCCAGAGGACACGATCATTCAGCAAGGACCAAAGCCAAGGAGAGTGGTTCCACCCAGCTCGGCTCACCTCCCAGACCCCCAAGGCCTGAGCCTCAGGTCTGGCtcccacagcctgcccagaaatatCCATATTGGCAGAAACCAGAACTCGAGGGAAAACACCACCCAGACTAAGAGCCACATCCCTGGAGAATCTGTGAGGCTTGTACCAGAGCCTGAGGAAAAAAAGGTGAGCCAGAGCACGGAGCCCCACCGGGCGCCCGCCAGCCCCCGGAAGGCTGCGCTTGGCCGGGACGAGGTGCAACTCCCTCCGCAGCAGGCTTTCCGCGCCGCCCAGCTGGAGGCCTGTGGGGACGGCAGCCAGCCTGAGGGGCCGAAGGAGCCAGGCAGCACACCCCAGCTGCACGCGTCACTCAGAGCCCAGAAGAGAGGGACTTCTTCAGAAACTATGTCCCAAAAAGTCAGTGAGAAAGGCTCAGGGGGGGGCCCGGGACAGCCGAGGCCTCCTCCTGCCTTGTCTCAGAATGCTAGAGCTGGAGATGCTCCCCACCCATCAGGGGAGGATCCAAGGCTCCGATTGGCTCCCCTCACAGCCCCTAAGCCCCGCAAGCTGCCACCCAATATTGTTTTGAAGAGCAGCCGAAGCAGTTTCCACAGCAATCCCCAGAACTGGCTGTCGCGCCACTCTGAGGCCATCCCTGGAGACTCCGGCCCGGTCTCCTCCTCCCTGCAGGAGCAGCGGAAAGCACGCAGAGAAGCACTGGAGAAGCTGGGTCTACCCCAGGACCGAGATGAGCCCAGTCTCCAATTAAGTAAGCCCACCAGCTCCATCAGACTCAAGGACACTACTGCTCAGGCCCCCTCCCAGGCTCTAGCTCCCACCCTggctcagcctgcagccccagctcaAGTCTCAGCAGCTGGTCCTGCTCCAGGAAAGACTCCAGGTCCCGCTCCAGCTCCAGCTTCAGCTCTGGGACCTTCTCCAATGAAGGCTCTGTTTCCAGCTCTTGCTCAGGGATCCTCTCCAGGGAAGGTTTCAATTCCTGCCCAGGAACCCCTTCCAGGAAGAGCTGCAGTTACCAAATCCATGCCAATTCCTGTTCCTAAGGCCCCAAAGGTAAACAGTCCCCCAACTCAGCCAAAGCCAGACTCAGGGCTGGCTCTCCAGAAGAGCAACATCACTGGCCTGAGACAGATGAACTTCAAGTCCAACACTCTGGAACGCTCAGGTGTGGGGCTGAGCAGCTACCTGTCAGCTGCGAAAGACCCAGCCCCCCACACCAGCACCTCCCTGGGAAGGGACTCTTTCTTGGACAAGATGTCCCCCAGTGTTCTGCGTAATTCCCGGCCCCGCCCTGCCTCCTTGGGCACGGGGAAGGATTTTGCAGGTATCCAGGTGGGCAAGCTGGCTGATCTGGAGCAAGAGCAGAGCCCCAAGCACCTCTTCTACTCAGGACAGAGCCGGGACAAGCTGCCTCGACCTCCCTGTGTCAGCGTCAAGATCGCCCCAAAGGGTGTCCCTGATGAAAACAGAAGGGAGGCTCTGAGGAAGCTGGGACTGTTGAAGGAGTAG
- the C13H1orf116 gene encoding specifically androgen-regulated gene protein isoform X2, with product MSQKVSEKGSGGGPGQPRPPPALSQNARAGDAPHPSGEDPRLRLAPLTAPKPRKLPPNIVLKSSRSSFHSNPQNWLSRHSEAIPGDSGPVSSSLQEQRKARREALEKLGLPQDRDEPSLQLSKPTSSIRLKDTTAQAPSQALAPTLAQPAAPAQVSAAGPAPGKTPGPAPAPASALGPSPMKALFPALAQGSSPGKVSIPAQEPLPGRAAVTKSMPIPVPKAPKVNSPPTQPKPDSGLALQKSNITGLRQMNFKSNTLERSGVGLSSYLSAAKDPAPHTSTSLGRDSFLDKMSPSVLRNSRPRPASLGTGKDFAGIQVGKLADLEQEQSPKHLFYSGQSRDKLPRPPCVSVKIAPKGVPDENRREALRKLGLLKE from the coding sequence ATGTCCCAAAAAGTCAGTGAGAAAGGCTCAGGGGGGGGCCCGGGACAGCCGAGGCCTCCTCCTGCCTTGTCTCAGAATGCTAGAGCTGGAGATGCTCCCCACCCATCAGGGGAGGATCCAAGGCTCCGATTGGCTCCCCTCACAGCCCCTAAGCCCCGCAAGCTGCCACCCAATATTGTTTTGAAGAGCAGCCGAAGCAGTTTCCACAGCAATCCCCAGAACTGGCTGTCGCGCCACTCTGAGGCCATCCCTGGAGACTCCGGCCCGGTCTCCTCCTCCCTGCAGGAGCAGCGGAAAGCACGCAGAGAAGCACTGGAGAAGCTGGGTCTACCCCAGGACCGAGATGAGCCCAGTCTCCAATTAAGTAAGCCCACCAGCTCCATCAGACTCAAGGACACTACTGCTCAGGCCCCCTCCCAGGCTCTAGCTCCCACCCTggctcagcctgcagccccagctcaAGTCTCAGCAGCTGGTCCTGCTCCAGGAAAGACTCCAGGTCCCGCTCCAGCTCCAGCTTCAGCTCTGGGACCTTCTCCAATGAAGGCTCTGTTTCCAGCTCTTGCTCAGGGATCCTCTCCAGGGAAGGTTTCAATTCCTGCCCAGGAACCCCTTCCAGGAAGAGCTGCAGTTACCAAATCCATGCCAATTCCTGTTCCTAAGGCCCCAAAGGTAAACAGTCCCCCAACTCAGCCAAAGCCAGACTCAGGGCTGGCTCTCCAGAAGAGCAACATCACTGGCCTGAGACAGATGAACTTCAAGTCCAACACTCTGGAACGCTCAGGTGTGGGGCTGAGCAGCTACCTGTCAGCTGCGAAAGACCCAGCCCCCCACACCAGCACCTCCCTGGGAAGGGACTCTTTCTTGGACAAGATGTCCCCCAGTGTTCTGCGTAATTCCCGGCCCCGCCCTGCCTCCTTGGGCACGGGGAAGGATTTTGCAGGTATCCAGGTGGGCAAGCTGGCTGATCTGGAGCAAGAGCAGAGCCCCAAGCACCTCTTCTACTCAGGACAGAGCCGGGACAAGCTGCCTCGACCTCCCTGTGTCAGCGTCAAGATCGCCCCAAAGGGTGTCCCTGATGAAAACAGAAGGGAGGCTCTGAGGAAGCTGGGACTGTTGAAGGAGTAG